The genome window ATTTCATCAAGGTTTAACAAACTGTTATTAATGATGATTTTAGCAAAAAGCTATAGAGTTATGTAagaaaaaatgtcatggcaGAACTTGTGTGCACCGGCACCTTTAAGTGAATTATCTGCTGATGGAGGCATCATGTGAAACATACTTCCACTACGTCTCTCTGCTAGGATGTGTGGTCATGTGTCTCTGTATAATCAACCCATTCCTGAAATGACTTTCCCAAGATCTTATTATTCAATTTCTGTGCAGTTTTCCGAGAGATGTATAAACTTGTGTGTTCAGTGGGAACTGATGGAATATATTCTTTTATAAACAGATACTATTTATATGATAAATAGAAAAGTTTGTGTCCCGATAGTTTTGTGTTCCCTCACCTTGCAAGCTTGGGACAGTGTTGCTTGTTGCTACCGCAGAGACTGCTTTGAGGACGCGGGAGGCCTGATGTCTCCAGGCGACGCTCGTCTGGTCCCATAGTGATGTGAGTCCGATGATAAGACACTGAAGTTCCTGAGTTTCCACCAGGCTCTCCACATTGACTGGCAGCCTACACAGCTGAATGAGAACCTGGAAAACAGTAGGGAAGAGAAGTTTAGAGTAAGACGATAATCCAATAAGAAGAATAGGCAAGTAAAGCTTGAAAGATGAGAAGTGGAAATacgaaaagaaaacaaaaacatattttctaacTGACCTTTGTGAGCAGCTCCTGAAAGGTTTCTTCTGAGGCCAAGCTCTCCTTTTGAGCAGGTAGACACACTAGCAGGTACAAACATTTCACCAATGCAGCGGGAAGCCCTGGGTTTATACAGGACAATATATCCtggaaacacatacacactaatcAGTCTTAtatctgaacaaaaaaaacatttaacttaatGATGAAATTTCTAACAGAAAGAAACTCAGGAAAAAATACTAAGGTCTTTATTTGTTatgaaatattgtaattttGAATGATCAATGTAATGAATGTTGAATTTTGAACACATCACAAATATGTTGCCATGTTTGAGTGACTCctatcaacaacaacattttgactcacagagctgtcagctgtcagcagcagcagagattTCAACAGCAGCCATCCTTGATTGTCTCGCTCCTCACAGTTTGTCTCCTTAGTATCATACTTCTTAAAGAACCGCACCACCTCGCAACGGGCCCCCTCTGAACACAGAAAACTCAACAGGATTaaacatgttctaacaaatACACTTACACTAAGGGATAtgaacaaagacaacaaaagggaaaaactgGATGAATTATCAGTAAAAGTACCCCCCTTGATAACAATGACTGACCACAAAATCTAAACTCACATTACAGTCGAGCGCACTGGCGTCTAAATAGAAAGCAAAATGCAAATCCAAAAATAACATGGACAGATTAGTTTTTTCAAAAggtttcatttctatttttagagAGAGAATTTGCATTACTTTTCTATTTATGCTAAAGCCCGTTTTTTTGCTACTGAAGAATCTctgggaaattatttttgtatgacAAAGATTTACTGAGGCTTGCTTTGGGTAAGGAAGCTCACacttttgttgttaaaaagcTACTAAGTGCAACATGTTGGCACTATATTAAACATGAACCTATACTGGAGATACATCAAACACCAAGAACATCTACTTccccaaaaatgaaaaaggcGCCACCTTCATACCTCcattaaaatacatgaaaaaacaGTGAAAGAAGGAGCAAGAGCAAGACAGAAAGAATAAAATTTAAACAAATAGTGACAGAAAACTGGCAGAACATCAGTAGATAAATGTAACACCTGAGAAGGAATCCAAACCTCAAGAAAGGAACTACATAATACACGTTTCCACATTCGTGCTCAAGTTCCTTATTGATCTCCTTTTTGTGAACAGATTGCATATGCTTTGGCAATCCATTTTCATTAACATGACATGAGTGACatttacaatatatacataacTACTGGACAAGAACCCGAAGAACACTGCTGCAAAGGTCCCTCTCCTACTTGGAGAAGGCTGGGGGAACTGTGAGGatcatgttctttgatttctccagtgccttcaaAACCATCCAGCCCCTGCTCCTGGGAGACACGCTGCAGCTCTTGGGGGTAGatcaccacctcacctcctCGATCCTGGACTATCTCACCAACCGTCCACAGTACGTGAGGACCCgggagtgtcaatcagacaccatcatctgcagtacggGGGCCCCCCCAGGGGACGGTGCTGGCACCGTTCCTCTTCAacctctacactgcagacttcacccaTAACACGGCgacctgtcacctgcagaagttcttTGACGACTCCGCCATCGTCGGCCTCATCTCCAACGAGgacgacagggagtacagggagctgACGAAGGACTTTATCCTCTGGTGCCAGAGGAACCACCTCTagctcaacgcagggaagaccaaggacCTGGTCGTGGATTTCAGAAAAACTCCCCCCCACACCAGTGATCATCCAGGGATCCGACATTGaaaatacctgggtgttcatctgaacaataaactggactggtccgaCAACTGTGCTGCTCCTTACAAGAAGGGGCAGggcagactctttctgctgaggagactgaggtcttttggggtgcagggggccctccttcagactttctttgactctgtggtggcatcagccattttctatggtgtggtctgctggggctgcagcatctcggctgctgacaggaagagactgaacagactaatAAAGAAGGCCAGCACTGTCCTGGGGAGttctctggacactgtggaggtggtgggagacaggagaatagCAGCCAAGCTGTcatccctgctggacaatgtgtcccaccccctccaggacaccctatccgcactgtgcagctccttcagcgacagaCTGCTGCACCCGCAgtgtctcacagagagatacCGCAGGGTGCTtcttctatatattttttgtatcttgggtgtgatattattaagctgtctttggttctgctgtacaaatgaaaatttcccctctgtgggaccaataaagcCATTCTGATTATGATTCTGAAAATGCAGAAGTGGGAATAAGGTAGAAAAGTCCCTGAACCAGGAAAACAATGTGTAGTGTTTGCTACAATATGAGCAGTTTTTGGTACCTGCATGTCTTTCTGCCAGTCGGCTGTGGATGTGATAGATGACGGTATCAGCAGTAAGAGCTGCAAGCCCCTTTATGTTCAAACCATCAAGTCTGCCTCCATCCTCACAGACCTGGGATCAAAGAAGGTAGAGACTATCAGACAGAGATACAGGAGAGTAAAAACAATGGTATAAAAACGTGTCTGTAATAAGAATTCTACTTTAGCATGGaattatttgtataaaatggCATGTTAAAATATTATAGTTGACCATTGGTTACATTGGGTAATGCACTTCACTATAAATAATAGAAGCTAGTGGGTATTTTCTGCTCTTTTCAGTTCGTTAATAGGATATTGCATTTAACCGAGTTTGCTGTTCCTAAATAAGGCACTACATGATGGTCAAATCTCTAGTCATGAGGCTTACACAGTtaagttacacacacacacacacacacacacacacacacacacacacacacacacacacacacacacacacacacacacacacacacacacacacacacacacacacacacacacacacacacacacacacacacacacacacacacacacacacacacacacacacacacacacacacacacacacacacacacacacacacacacacacacacacacacacacacaatccaaaAGACTGATTACATCTGCAGCTATGAGCCCAATCAATGGTGTTACACACACGCAGATCAGGGGTGGAATTTACACCAAGTGTGTGCACGGGTGAAAAGGTTTCTTCATAACTTTGACGCTATTCGGGTATTGGGAATGAGAAATCCCTCTTCTTCCAATGAATCAAATCAAGGCCTGTGGATGTAAAGCTCTTTTGTAGTTCATGTGACAGTTACGCACACTGTATAGACTTACTGACCACATACACATTTGttcaggaggacagagacagtTCAGCTGAGGGCCAAACAGCTGACTGCCGTCTCATGCGGTTTCATTCAAGTGGTCTGGAGTAGTTTTTTCAAATGGTGTACTAAGGCCGCCAGCTATCCTTTCCAAGGTTGGGTTCTCATTCAAACGATTGCTACTCTCCTACTATAATCAATTAATGATGCCATCATTAATTGATTATAGTAGGAGAGTAGCAACCATTTGAATGAAGAGTTTAACAATAGAAACTAATTTAACTTCATTCACATTTGACAAAAAAGCCTAACTCACTTGATGAACCACATATACGACTGCATTGCTATCCaactatataaatataactCTATAGGAATCAGCCAaaacttgtttttaatcagCATGGGCACACTGTAGTAGATTTGTTGTGTTGAAACTTTTACTAATGATGGTtattggtttgtgtgtttgtcagcaggacCACAGAAAACTAATGGCCTGATTTTAATGAAAATTAGAGGAAGGGTGTATCAGTGGCCAAAGTAGAACAAATTATAATTTGGAGCAAATAGAAATCATGAGGCAGATGTGctaattatttttccttttcgtTAACATTTCGAGAAAGGGCATGTGGCCTTGTTTGAAGTGTTATTTCTTTGAACTGACTGTGATCTGCATAACTTTGAAAATGATGCATGGATGACAATTGGCAGATGAAACAGTCACACATTGTTGTCCAAGTGAACCATACCTGTATGAAGTGAGCCAGGACTTTGACTAgatgttcctctctctgctctaaAGGAACATGGTCAGTTCTCTGGTCCGGGCTTGTGTGAATTCCCAGCTCCTGCAGTTGTTCTATGAGCACTTGTGCGAATTGAGGATTCTTAAAAGAGCCCTCCACTTTCACcactttctccacctcctcagagacGGATAACTCCCCTGAAGCACTCAGCTCTCCGGTTTCCTTATTGATCCTTTCCCCTTTAGCAGCCTGGTCCTGGAGCGGGGAAAAGAGCCAACAGTAAGAAATCCTCATATTGTTCAATTCTTTCTTTAGAAACCCCAAGTTTAAAAAGTATCCAACATGTCTCATTATCGTGTTTCCTTAGATTATCTCACTTCCTCAAATAAATATGTCCAACCATGAGCCTTCCCCACACCACACTGTCTGCATCAAGACATCAGatgatagaaaaacaaacaactggcAGTCATGTGCCTTTTCATTACTAAGTTATCACACTCTACGAGGGATCTGTAGTGTTTAGTTGATACACAATTTTCAATAATTGGAATCACATATGCTAGGAAattatatgtttacatttttcactgcatttaaaaaaaatcccatacAGTATGTTAGCACTTGGCACCTTTTCTTCTCTGTAATATTTTGTAAACAGTCAGTGTGGAGCATTTTCAGAATACCTATCAGTCCCTCCACTTACAAGGGAAATTAGATTGATAATTTGAGGTGTGCAAAACATTGCGAATCAGGTCTCTGTTCTTACAAAAACAATTGTAACACTGATAAACCCTAGGATGATCAGTCCCTATCAGTTGTCCCTAATATTGTGATTGGTCACGTGCAATACAATTTATCTTAATCACAAAGCTGATCCTCCTAGGAGACATGCTATTCTAAGACTGAGGCTTTGACTATTAGAGTGTTTCTTAGTACAGTGATACTACTTTAGGTACTTTCTgtttagtcacacacacatgatgaacAATGAGTGGCACAAGTAGAGGCAGACTGCTAAACTGATTAGCCAGAGCCAGTGGAATCAGTTATGATGTTAAGTAAAGGAAAAGGGAGTTCACATTCCAGAGAAATTCATTAATACTTTGAGGTTTTCTCATGTGAGTGTGTAAGGGAGACCGATGGCAAGAAGGTGCAAAATCATCCAAACTGGCTTGTGAAATGTACCAGCAACACATATTCATATACTGACAATGATAAacaataaagtattacagagtgaaatacacaaacactgttGCAGTAACACTTCAGCTACCTTTATAgcattttacaaataaactTAACACAGTCTTACCTGTGCTTGTGTGAGAGCCATCTGGGATTTTCCTAGCTCCAAGAGGACGCTGTCATCCTTGTTGTGTTGTTCACTGTTCTCGTGTCAGAAGGAAAGACAAGTAGAGACCTGAACATACATGACTTGCTTTCAACTGTGCAGACAGACCGTTCTGTAAAACTACCCGCCCCTTACTAATCTGCACCAAGTAGACTGAACTTTGAACAAGCTGGAGCAACTCGCATCAGCTGGCGCAGGTCATGTGCCTTCTTACTTCCTTAGAGAAGCAGAAGTGAAAAAGTGTTGTTCAGCCTGTTGGATGGGGCCCTCCCACCAAAGCTGAAAGAAGAGTGGCTTTGCTTTTTATAGCTATGGCATGTATGAATCAAAGTGGCAGGATCCTATGATTAACCAAAGAAGCCAGACCAAACCACTTGTAATAAACAGGGTTATCTGCAGAAAGTAAAGGCTTTGATTTataagtttgtttgtttttttattactggACAGGTACATTTGACTATTATAAAAggtaaacacacttttaaaaaaacattaaaaaacaccCAAACAATATTCTTTGCTTTACATTTGGGCACTTGCTAATGGGCGTTTACTCATAATTAGATAGGTTTGTCAGTGTGGTTTCAATGCTTGTTTAGGGTAACTGACCTGAGATTGGGCAACtacagtttttgtatttgtacagaaaaataaaaccgGTGCATAACTTGCTAAACAGCGTCACCTTGTGGGTTTAAATGGTATATATATGGACATCAGGCATGCAGTATAAAGATAATCTCTCCCACAAATTAAAAAACCCTGCTCAATTATAGTACAAACGGCTGTTTTGGTAGGAACACAATTACCGATGTAGTTAATGACAGAAATGGAATTAGCTCAATCTGTTGCTTTTCATGGGCATATCTGGCACATTGAGATTCTACAAGGTTATTTGGGTCTTCCATTTAAGGAAAATCTCACTCGTGATTTTAAACTACTGTATCCTATTGAGAACATTCAACAttctacagaaaaacaaatgtcaactacaaaaacacaacatcacaATACACCTGCCATTTTACTCACCCGAAAAAAAGGAATTACCTTCACGTGCTGAAATTGAAGCCACACTGACAGAGCTCTTTGGCCTGTAAACCCCATTCAAGGCATATTATTCCCTCTGCAGAGTGACGTTTAAATAGATCGTGCTACAGGGCCTGCCTAGTGTTGTCCCAAGTCGATAACGTATGCTTTGACAGAGCTGTGGCTAGGTCgcatcgttttttttaaaggtgttaacacatttttataaactgACGGAACGTGCAATTGATACGATGACTATTATCCCACCCGAGTAACTCTCATTTCAGTCGGTGTCGCTATCTCTGGACTGCAGGGTGAAGTCTCGCTGTGctaaaatacattaataatacCTAGCCTAAATAATTGAACGTCCTACATTGTCAGTTTTCAAAcccaatgttgttgttgttacgcTTAAAACAACATGTACAAACAGTCTGCAAATGGATGTCCCAACATTTAATGCTCAGTAATGACACGAAAACCTTGTTAATAAACTTTTGGCGATACCGAATCGTCTCTGCTGATACCTTATTTATAGGAGCCAAGTATTTTGTTGACGCGCTGACATCACAGGCCATGTGACCTACTGCGACCAATTAGGTGTCCAGGGCGTGGTCTCCCCCAATCAGTTTAGCACAATGAACGATTCCCGTTTACTCTGCAGCGAAAAATGATATACCTTCTCACTTTACGTTATGATGTTGTAGCGCTTCATCCGAGGAGCTGATCTATGTTTCCGTTGCAGTTTGATTTCGGGGGAAATAGGCCATCTCTGTCCACCCATTATAATGGATCCGATCCCTATTTACTCGGATGGCGATGGAGACATATTTGACTGTATACAGACGGGAAATATTGAACAGTGTATACAGTTCGTTGAAAATGACCCTTCAATTCTCAAGGAAACAGGTAAGTTGCAATAAGAAAAAAGATCTGgccagtgttgttttttatttacctcaTATTTGTGTGAAACTACGGGCCACTGTTTCCTGCTGTGTTCCTGTGAGGCTATGTGTAGCCTACAGTTATTAGCCTGTAACTGTCAGTGATCGTATTTCCTGATTTCCCCCATTTTAAAGCCAGAAAACTGATGATGACATTGATTTCCAAgagataaacatgttttacatagGTTATGGTAGAAATACTAAAATACCTTTAGTTGTTGACTGAAGTTACTAATGATGGGGTCCGAGAATAGCAAGCTGCATGAATGTGAGGGAGCTCATTTTTTTTGaatgctcttaatgtttttcatatatTGGCTcgttttatgtatattttattctctttacTTTTAAAGAGTGATTCAAAGTGCcatttcataatgttttttgtttgctgcactatttcttaactTGCTTGGCCTATACAGATGTGTCTTTAATTTAGACTTGTGTCACAATGCCAACCAAGGGGAAACCTAACACGGCTGCAGCTCAACTGTAAAGGCCAAGCACAGATCTAATTGGAGAGGTCATTTAACAACATAGCACTTAAGTCACATTGTGCCAAAGGGAACCCTAACCTTGAAATGCACAGGGTTTCGAAGATCAACATATACTTATATTGTTAGCCACATAAACTGCAGATCTAACTGTGATAACCATGTGTTTCTCTTCTTCCAGGCTGGGGTGGTTTCAGTCCTCTTCACTATGCTGCCCTCAATGGTAACCGTGCCATGGTTGACTATTTCCTTAGTAATGGAGCTGACCCTAACCTGGCAAGTAACGCAGGACAGACATGCTTTCATTTTGCCTGCAGGTGAGTTGTAGTTGCATATTTAGCTTACTAAAACAAACATTCCTGGAACCTCACGTTGACAATACTGTGATGTGAATTGAATTCATTTTCTTCTGTGCTTGATAAGGTTTGATAACATTTTTTGACTTCTATAAGGCAGGGGAACATATTTATCATACACCTAATGATGCAGTATGGAGCCGATTTGCGCCTCATAGACCTGCAGCAAAAAACATGTCTGCATCATGCAGTTTCTGGAGGCAGCATGTGAGTAGAAGAAACATGTCACACTTAGTTGTTTTGGTCTGTTTCATAGTCATCCTGCACTAACTCTTAGGTATCTTTCCCAGTGTTGCAGTGCAATTTTTGTTGGAGACAGGAATGTTCAGATTCTCAGACACAGACATGTACCATGTGACGCCCCTTCACCTGGCTGCATCCACAGGCAACACAGAGCTGGTCCGATATTTGCTCAGAGACCAGGTATGATATTGTCTTTTCATTATCACTAACTTACATGCTCCTTTCAACAAACGCTTGAACTCagtcttacattttaaagctctatttaaaaataaaataggatttgAAAGGGTAGGTATTGCTGTGACACCCACTGATGATTACCATGCAACAATGAAATGTGACTTCACTCAACTTTTAGCTGCTTTCAGTGTCTTTTAGCTGGTTTGTTTGGTCCTCAATAccacacatttacagtatggTTAACATTTATATATACTTCCATTTTGTAGGTGATCAGTTAAATGCTAAGATGCTTTTGTGAATCTTGGTCAAGAGCGGATATACTTTAGCAACTGTGTACCTCaatcctctgtttgtgtttcagaggtgTGCTGTGGATGCAGTTGACCAGCAGGGAGCGACAGCGCTCCATGTTGCAGCAGAGAATGGCGGCGTGGAGGTGTGCTGGACACTAATGCAGAGATCTGGGTGCTGGATGCTCCATCTGAAAAACAACAGCGGCCTCACACCACTGGATCTCAGCAAACAGGGCAAAACATTTAGGTGAATCTGCTGTCTCTAGAAATGTCTGCAAAATCAGTGACTACCTGCCAACCACTGCATGCGATAGTTACACTCCTCAGTACCTCAGTAGATATTTGGTATGTTCACATTTCTTGATGACTTCTTTCTCCTGGGATCCTAATGTTGATTAGTGTATTGCtttactgtgtgtttctctttagaCATCAGCAACTCAACAAGCTTCTCATTCGGTACATGAAGGAGCCAAAATACCACAGGCCCAAAGAATCCAATGGTGAATATTCCACAGTACATTTGATCATGTATTTAGCAATGAAAACAAGGATGCTTACTATGTTGATGCTAATAATGGCACTGTAacatgagctgtgtgtgtgtttatgtgttgttgcttttgtttcttctctcaCCAGCTTTGTATTGCTGGTCACTGTTATTCCCAACCTTAAGTGGAGCTACCATCCTGATAATAGCAACCGTGTTGCAAGGCTATGGGGGGATAACATGCACATTGCTCTTCCCCTGGCTGGCCAGAAGTATTTTCACACAGTTCCACCGCATAACCACATACCAAAGGTTTGACCAACATTGTTTTAagtataaaatatgaattactAAGTATACTTATTCTTTGTTATATCTCTATCGTTTTTTCTTCTAGGTTAGCTAACCCGGTCTACCTGGGAACGCTCATAGCTGGCTTGATTCATTCCCTTTTCTGCTTCTATGGAAGAATAATGCCTAATATCCTTAACAAATGTTTCAAGTTGACTCTCATGcctatgtttatttttgttgtttcttgtCCTGCTAGATATATGACataactttcaaaaatgttggtCAATGGGTCTTTGGTGCTTTAGCTTTAAAATTTGATCTTATTTTTTGAAATTCTTGCATGATAAATATTACGATGCCAACATTGTGACCAATATTTCTATGTGTGACAAGGTATTTCAAAAGTGATAGTTTTTACTAAATGACCTATAAATAGCCTGCAATTCCAGTTTCACTCATAGCCACTGAATATTTAAAGTGCAGAATTCAGTGTTAATTTATAAACACACTTGTAGcctgaaaacattttgattttggaCAGTCCTCAAGCTTTATTGTGAAATCTGTCAACATGATAGTACCCTCCTAGTTGTATTGCTTtccaaaatatatacagtaaattctaaaatgtaattaaggattttgcataataaaaatgttcatccttaatgttttgaatgtgtgtggcCGATCAGTGCTCTCGTCAACCTGTCAATGGTGCACTTCTCCCTTGTCCTGGGTTTGTTATGTAAGATCCTGACTCAGGATCCTGGAACACTGGACAGAGCAGACACAGATCCTCGGTTCTCCTGTATCGCTGACCTGGTGGAGAACAACCAGAGCCCTCACAGGTTCTGTCCATACTGTGAGGTAAGACATTTACACTGGCCTAATCCAGCAGCAATTACACCAGCTAACTAATGAAAGCAATGATAGGAGGATAGCCAAGGACACTGGACACACCAGAGGAGGAACTGAAGCATAATGAGTGGTTTgtctttcaaagtaaaacaggaaatacaatatGCAGAGACGCGGGATATTACAGAAATGCACAGCAAGCAGTCCTTGCCTTGGTGTGTTTCGTCGAACAGCTCAGTTGAAAAAATGATGTTACTATAAAATCTGTCTGGGCCCTGCAATTAAATATG of Eleginops maclovinus isolate JMC-PN-2008 ecotype Puerto Natales chromosome 22, JC_Emac_rtc_rv5, whole genome shotgun sequence contains these proteins:
- the si:ch211-223a10.1 gene encoding palmitoyltransferase ZDHHC13 — its product is MDPIPIYSDGDGDIFDCIQTGNIEQCIQFVENDPSILKETGWGGFSPLHYAALNGNRAMVDYFLSNGADPNLASNAGQTCFHFACRQGNIFIIHLMMQYGADLRLIDLQQKTCLHHAVSGGSIVAVQFLLETGMFRFSDTDMYHVTPLHLAASTGNTELVRYLLRDQRCAVDAVDQQGATALHVAAENGGVEVCWTLMQRSGCWMLHLKNNSGLTPLDLSKQGKTFRHQQLNKLLIRYMKEPKYHRPKESNALYCWSLLFPTLSGATILIIATVLQGYGGITCTLLFPWLARSIFTQFHRITTYQRLANPVYLGTLIAGLIHSLFCFYGRIMPSVWPISALVNLSMVHFSLVLGLLCKILTQDPGTLDRADTDPRFSCIADLVENNQSPHRFCPYCELYQPDYTKHCKLCDVCIKDYDHHCLFLNRCIGRGNHRLFVLFILSMLMAHLLFVSTATSYLYDMKYMGSYIWLSWFTLLGDEFWVVSLLVMNALTLLWEVWLLIEQFDAVSSGTTTYFGQSESSARQRSLAQRWPIVLSFLLEGRRRVGSGQMREDKTSIDI